The following are from one region of the Ruficoccus sp. ZRK36 genome:
- a CDS encoding aspartyl/asparaginyl beta-hydroxylase domain-containing protein, producing MESEKQRLKTPTSTFDKMFTGFLSWVEKRIAKHSVHGNPPVYDPAEFPWVGKIDKQWHLVRAELDSLLERREELPNFHDISPDVSSITNDNNWKTFFLLGYGVNCEENQKVCPETTRLIKTIPGIKTAMFSILSPGKHIPHHTGPYNGVLRYHLGLVVPEPKEQCRIRVDDQYIVWEEGKGIVFDDCFDHEVWNDTDGVRVVLFVDFVRPVKFPFNLLNWLVLSSAAFTPYIREANENQKKWEKQFHGKEKASVS from the coding sequence ATGGAATCTGAAAAGCAACGCCTGAAGACTCCCACCTCTACCTTTGATAAAATGTTCACCGGCTTTCTGTCGTGGGTGGAAAAGCGTATTGCCAAGCACTCTGTTCACGGTAACCCGCCGGTCTACGATCCTGCCGAGTTCCCGTGGGTAGGGAAGATCGACAAGCAGTGGCACCTCGTGCGTGCCGAGCTGGACAGCCTGCTCGAGCGTCGGGAGGAGTTGCCGAACTTTCACGACATTTCCCCCGATGTCTCCTCCATCACGAACGATAACAACTGGAAGACCTTCTTTCTGCTTGGTTACGGCGTGAACTGTGAAGAGAACCAGAAGGTCTGCCCCGAGACCACGCGCCTGATCAAGACCATACCGGGGATCAAGACCGCGATGTTCAGCATCCTCTCGCCCGGTAAGCATATCCCGCATCACACCGGGCCCTATAACGGCGTCCTGCGCTACCACCTCGGGCTCGTCGTGCCCGAGCCGAAGGAGCAGTGCCGTATCCGCGTGGATGACCAGTACATCGTCTGGGAAGAGGGGAAGGGCATTGTCTTCGACGACTGTTTCGACCACGAGGTCTGGAACGATACCGACGGCGTACGTGTGGTACTTTTCGTCGACTTTGTGCGCCCGGTGAAGTTTCCCTTTAATCTGCTTAACTGGCTCGTGCTCTCCTCTGCGGCGTTCACGCCCTACATCCGCGAGGCCAACGAAAACCAGAAAAAGTGGGAAAAACAGTTCCACGGTAAGGAAAAAGCGTCCGTCAGTTGA
- a CDS encoding polysaccharide biosynthesis/export family protein, with the protein MELLDDTVPIKVGDKLSYMVAEDREPANVVLVDEDGKIDVPLIGKVPAAGLTSRQLAQKVSDALEVDYYYKATVHISEYKDLSNRGQIFLLGQVVRQGAMTIPPGEVLTVSKAILRAGGFTQNADPTRVSLIRQNGPEGKEVKTEINVARILETGRLEDDLIVQSDDFIFVAQAGDSSGEYTVTGAVRGPGIYPLPMGTQITLSQAILKAGGFNEFASEGSVKVIRYDENGERKEFEVDVGEILEEGLKDNDLLLQPDDRVIVPEAWVKF; encoded by the coding sequence ATGGAACTGCTCGATGACACGGTGCCGATCAAGGTCGGCGACAAGCTCAGCTACATGGTGGCTGAGGACCGTGAGCCTGCCAATGTCGTGCTGGTCGACGAAGACGGTAAAATCGACGTGCCGCTCATCGGTAAGGTGCCTGCCGCCGGACTGACCTCGCGCCAGCTGGCGCAAAAGGTTAGCGATGCCCTGGAGGTCGACTACTATTATAAGGCGACGGTGCACATCTCCGAGTACAAGGACCTCTCCAACCGTGGCCAGATATTCCTGCTCGGCCAGGTCGTGCGCCAGGGGGCGATGACGATCCCGCCCGGCGAAGTGCTTACGGTTAGCAAGGCCATCCTTCGGGCCGGTGGTTTTACCCAGAATGCCGACCCCACCCGTGTCAGCCTGATCCGTCAGAACGGACCGGAGGGCAAAGAGGTCAAAACCGAGATCAACGTGGCGCGCATTCTGGAAACGGGTCGCCTCGAAGACGACCTGATCGTGCAGTCGGATGACTTTATTTTCGTCGCCCAGGCGGGTGACTCCAGTGGTGAGTATACCGTCACCGGTGCCGTGCGCGGCCCCGGGATTTATCCGCTGCCCATGGGCACGCAGATCACCCTCAGTCAGGCCATCTTGAAGGCTGGCGGCTTTAACGAGTTTGCTTCCGAGGGCTCGGTCAAGGTCATCCGCTATGATGAGAACGGCGAGCGCAAGGAGTTTGAGGTGGACGTTGGTGAGATCCTGGAAGAGGGATTGAAAGATAATGACCTCTTGCTCCAGCCCGATGACCGTGTCATCGTGCCGGAAGCCTGGGTGAAGTTCTAA
- a CDS encoding sigma 54-interacting transcriptional regulator: MAGNLFPKATTDQARAYAQLAFLNPFEAQRFEIESEVLTDKEQELRGLPRLEAVLAGLDRLLESAHLAYAAGRGRASEREHYQQMVFVRLFHRFIPDFDKIIEEAHERGHAALRAGFFDRFQREAEAALPGGLIGRYAGMELERLFAVFFQIRRAYVHIERYIIGQSPVANSLRARIWQSIFTHDMDRYQRVLADRMGDVITLITGPSGSGKELVARGVGLSRYIPFDPNTRSFTEDFVKAFYPINLSALSPTLIESELFGHRRGAFTGALQNRQGYFETCGPFGTVFLDEIGETDPGIQVKLLRVLQTRQFVPIGETDPKTFTGKLMAATNRDLPTEIQAGRFREDFYFRLNADRIRTPSLREILNGSPRELETLVAYIARKFAGPKEGAKLTDEVCTTISQKLPADYQWPGNFRELEQCVRNITVHGDYQPEDLSAPAAGEGIAGPWARGELTAEQLLARYVAEQYARIPNYEELGRRLQLDRRTVKKYLQISGDA; the protein is encoded by the coding sequence ATGGCAGGTAATTTGTTTCCGAAGGCAACGACTGATCAGGCCCGCGCCTACGCGCAACTGGCTTTTCTCAATCCCTTTGAGGCGCAGCGTTTCGAGATCGAGTCGGAGGTGTTGACCGATAAGGAGCAAGAGCTGCGGGGTTTGCCGCGTCTGGAGGCAGTGCTGGCCGGGCTGGATCGGCTGCTGGAGTCTGCCCATCTGGCCTATGCGGCCGGCAGGGGGCGGGCATCCGAGCGCGAGCACTACCAGCAGATGGTTTTCGTGCGGCTCTTTCACCGCTTTATCCCGGATTTTGATAAAATCATCGAGGAAGCACATGAGCGTGGGCATGCCGCGCTCCGGGCCGGCTTTTTTGATCGTTTTCAGCGTGAGGCCGAGGCTGCGCTTCCGGGCGGGCTCATCGGCCGCTATGCCGGGATGGAGCTTGAGCGGCTCTTTGCGGTCTTTTTCCAGATACGCCGGGCCTATGTGCACATTGAGCGCTATATCATCGGTCAGTCCCCGGTCGCGAATAGCCTGCGGGCGCGTATCTGGCAGTCGATCTTTACGCACGATATGGACCGCTACCAGCGTGTGCTGGCGGACCGGATGGGTGATGTGATCACGCTCATCACCGGCCCCTCCGGCTCGGGTAAGGAACTGGTCGCGCGCGGGGTCGGCCTGTCGCGGTACATCCCCTTCGACCCGAACACCCGCAGCTTCACCGAGGATTTCGTGAAGGCCTTTTACCCGATCAACCTCTCGGCGCTCTCGCCCACGCTGATCGAGTCCGAGCTGTTCGGCCATCGGCGCGGGGCCTTTACTGGCGCGCTTCAGAACCGCCAGGGCTACTTTGAGACCTGCGGTCCGTTCGGCACGGTCTTCCTTGACGAAATCGGTGAGACTGACCCCGGCATTCAGGTCAAGCTCCTGCGTGTGCTCCAGACCCGGCAGTTTGTGCCTATCGGCGAGACAGACCCGAAGACCTTTACCGGCAAGCTCATGGCCGCCACCAACCGCGACCTGCCGACCGAGATTCAGGCGGGGCGTTTTCGTGAGGACTTTTACTTCCGGCTCAACGCCGACCGCATCCGTACGCCCTCCCTGCGCGAGATCCTCAATGGCTCGCCGCGCGAGCTGGAGACGCTCGTGGCCTACATCGCGCGCAAGTTCGCGGGGCCTAAGGAGGGCGCGAAGCTCACGGACGAGGTCTGCACGACGATTTCGCAAAAGCTGCCAGCCGACTACCAGTGGCCGGGTAACTTCCGTGAACTGGAGCAGTGCGTGCGAAATATCACCGTGCACGGCGATTACCAGCCCGAGGACCTTTCCGCACCCGCTGCCGGGGAGGGGATTGCCGGACCCTGGGCACGGGGTGAGCTGACCGCTGAGCAATTGCTGGCTCGCTACGTGGCCGAGCAGTATGCCCGCATCCCCAACTATGAAGAGCTGGGCCGTCGCCTGCAGCTTGATCGTCGGACGGTTAAAAAATACCTCCAGATATCTGGTGACGCTTGA
- a CDS encoding serine protease, translated as MPKKVKLVDENLPPKLGNDYSQSVKPRTKYVSRYEEPSSKGAFLIACLIFLALIGGGYYYFFHYGKPAHDDLNKDTEPKVVTEERLDNNIVLIQELSPDETYMSYQEGGTGFIMEWRGKVFLVTNVHVLAGMESPHFLTISGHDVEVDLDNIYLARNEDVAVVEITNYRTIFPEYVLPTKYDPAPKAEPETDGASGEDGASGENVATDDSKDGEKAAAPAEKPKRLFRYAYQPLEALEDVEFNVKDGDRITVYGNSLGKRLVQMNKGRIDGLGHNIFRHTAEVKPGNSGSPIIHNDTGKVMGIVSYAMIYYNGETQDEMYAFRLDNISEWQHIGNWKRFQRVNERYEAIAQRTQDLYKLSKGFADVKVYNDIELRNIFTAYKNRVASIRNGRAVSSSDMQDSISRASDHFLTSVENLLWQDIDEFLNANSREWTYNYFRIQVLEQRKYREMIQKSIEIDRFHLQDGK; from the coding sequence ATGCCCAAAAAAGTAAAACTCGTTGATGAGAACCTCCCGCCGAAGCTCGGGAACGACTACTCTCAAAGTGTAAAGCCGCGTACAAAGTACGTCAGCCGTTACGAGGAACCCTCCTCAAAGGGAGCGTTTCTGATCGCATGTCTGATCTTTTTGGCGCTGATCGGTGGCGGCTACTATTACTTTTTTCATTATGGCAAGCCTGCTCACGACGACCTAAACAAGGACACAGAGCCTAAGGTCGTGACGGAGGAGAGACTCGATAACAACATCGTGCTGATCCAGGAACTCTCGCCTGACGAAACCTACATGAGCTACCAGGAGGGCGGTACTGGCTTTATCATGGAGTGGCGCGGTAAGGTCTTTCTCGTCACGAATGTCCACGTGCTGGCGGGGATGGAATCTCCCCATTTTCTTACGATTTCAGGCCATGACGTGGAGGTGGATCTCGATAATATCTATCTCGCCCGCAATGAGGATGTGGCCGTTGTAGAGATTACAAATTACCGCACGATCTTCCCTGAGTATGTTTTACCGACGAAATACGATCCCGCTCCGAAAGCAGAGCCTGAGACGGATGGTGCGAGCGGTGAGGATGGAGCCAGTGGTGAGAATGTAGCGACCGATGATAGCAAGGATGGGGAGAAGGCAGCAGCCCCCGCTGAAAAGCCGAAGCGACTTTTTCGCTATGCATACCAGCCTCTCGAAGCATTGGAGGACGTGGAGTTTAACGTCAAAGATGGCGATAGAATTACGGTCTACGGTAACTCGTTGGGCAAGCGCCTCGTTCAGATGAACAAGGGAAGGATCGATGGGCTCGGTCATAATATTTTCCGGCATACCGCAGAGGTAAAGCCCGGGAATAGCGGCAGCCCGATCATTCACAATGACACCGGAAAGGTGATGGGAATCGTCTCCTACGCGATGATCTACTATAACGGTGAGACCCAGGATGAGATGTATGCCTTCCGGCTCGATAATATCAGTGAGTGGCAGCACATCGGTAACTGGAAGCGGTTTCAGCGCGTGAATGAGCGCTACGAGGCGATTGCCCAGCGCACCCAGGATCTCTACAAACTCAGCAAGGGGTTCGCTGATGTGAAAGTCTACAATGACATCGAGCTGCGAAATATCTTCACCGCCTATAAGAATCGGGTTGCCTCTATTCGCAACGGACGGGCGGTCAGCAGCTCGGATATGCAGGATAGCATCTCACGAGCCAGTGATCATTTCCTTACATCAGTGGAAAATCTGCTCTGGCAGGATATTGATGAGTTTCTCAACGCCAACTCACGAGAGTGGACCTACAACTACTTCCGCATCCAGGTGCTCGAGCAGCGGAAGTACCGCGAGATGATTCAGAAGTCGATCGAGATTGATCGTTTTCACCTGCAGGATGGCAAGTAA
- a CDS encoding EVE domain-containing protein, whose translation MARNYWLFKSEPSEFSIDDLKARPRQTEPWDGVRNYQARNFMRDEMKTGDLGLFYHSNTKEVGVVGVCEITGEARPDPTAWEKGHKHFDEKASPENPRWCMVEVTWKETFPRTVTLDEIKEHPQLQDMRVAQRGNRLSITPVAKAEFDLIRKLARQS comes from the coding sequence ATGGCCCGCAACTACTGGCTCTTTAAGTCCGAACCCTCTGAATTCTCCATCGACGACCTCAAGGCCCGCCCCAGGCAGACTGAGCCTTGGGATGGTGTCCGCAACTATCAGGCGCGTAACTTCATGCGCGACGAGATGAAGACCGGTGACCTTGGGCTATTCTACCACTCGAACACTAAGGAGGTCGGCGTGGTCGGCGTGTGCGAGATCACCGGTGAGGCCCGGCCTGACCCGACGGCATGGGAAAAGGGCCACAAGCATTTCGACGAGAAGGCCAGCCCGGAAAATCCCCGCTGGTGCATGGTCGAGGTGACGTGGAAGGAAACCTTCCCGCGCACCGTCACGCTCGACGAGATCAAGGAGCATCCGCAACTGCAGGACATGCGTGTGGCCCAGCGCGGTAACCGCCTCTCTATCACTCCGGTTGCCAAGGCCGAGTTCGACCTTATCCGCAAGCTGGCGCGCCAATCGTGA
- a CDS encoding HAMP domain-containing sensor histidine kinase, with translation MRLEDHPFFHASDVEDIRPLAEKTAIDEYRKGDVIFKEGSGSDTLCLVLEGTVAFTKTIPGEEEDRIISYSEAGNFFGEVGIFTGAPRALNAIAMTTPVKIAQIHRDNLVDFIKSTPGPIEQILGSIVNHLHATTRHYVDDMLQKEKMAMVGTMMNTIIHDFKNPFTLISLGAQLLRSQHPDPKTVRICENIEAQVQRMVEMANELSEFSKGEQHLNLTRIDLAALCEKFRQMNEPFFQHDRVVIEMRATPVTIMGEESKLIRVLQNLVGNAIESFDEDQRGQVQIFVHSLEKTAEIIVSDNGKGIPESIRHNLFSPFITYGKSRGTGLGTAIVKSIVDAHDGEIDFETMTGAGTTFTITLPRA, from the coding sequence ATGCGACTTGAGGATCACCCTTTCTTTCATGCTTCCGATGTGGAGGATATTCGTCCGCTGGCTGAAAAGACAGCGATCGACGAATATAGGAAAGGGGATGTCATCTTCAAAGAAGGCAGCGGGTCGGATACGCTTTGCCTCGTGCTTGAGGGCACAGTCGCCTTTACCAAGACCATTCCCGGCGAGGAAGAGGACCGCATCATCAGCTACAGCGAGGCGGGCAACTTCTTCGGCGAGGTCGGCATCTTCACCGGAGCCCCGCGCGCACTCAACGCCATAGCCATGACGACCCCGGTCAAGATCGCACAGATCCACCGGGACAATCTGGTCGACTTTATCAAGAGCACGCCGGGGCCGATCGAGCAGATCCTCGGCAGCATCGTCAACCACCTGCATGCCACAACCCGGCACTATGTGGACGACATGCTCCAGAAGGAGAAGATGGCGATGGTCGGCACGATGATGAACACCATCATCCACGACTTTAAAAACCCTTTTACCCTGATCAGCCTGGGGGCACAGCTGCTGCGTAGCCAGCATCCCGACCCCAAAACCGTGCGCATCTGCGAGAACATCGAGGCCCAGGTCCAGCGCATGGTGGAGATGGCCAACGAACTGAGCGAGTTCTCTAAGGGCGAGCAACACCTGAACCTGACCCGTATCGATCTGGCAGCGCTGTGCGAAAAGTTCAGGCAGATGAACGAGCCATTCTTCCAGCACGACCGGGTGGTAATTGAAATGCGTGCCACCCCCGTGACGATCATGGGCGAAGAGAGCAAGCTCATCCGCGTGCTCCAGAACCTCGTCGGTAACGCCATCGAGTCCTTTGATGAGGACCAGCGCGGACAGGTGCAGATATTTGTCCATAGTCTGGAGAAAACCGCAGAGATCATTGTCAGCGATAATGGCAAGGGCATCCCCGAGTCGATCCGGCACAATCTGTTCAGCCCGTTCATCACCTACGGCAAAAGCCGGGGCACCGGGCTGGGCACCGCAATCGTCAAGTCTATCGTGGACGCACACGATGGTGAGATCGACTTCGAGACGATGACCGGGGCCGGCACGACCTTTACGATCACTCTACCCCGGGCCTAG
- a CDS encoding O-antigen ligase family protein — protein MPSSTSRHRRRLSRGRIREERLSYRFGLLYQSRLRLLLLPTFIFLVILAGGGMPLWAQALVLIVGGITAIKAPPHSSPGRGFDWAVLALVLASCLAFLPESWLGMPAWREGAHNLGIELARTVAPSPYRVGEGLLLLIGGILWFYLIWQWKPQADECGRALWYITIVVALMALAVSIGTYYGIKYPLGSSARVFTFFENRNQMATVLAMGGILSFAMAMQSMRKGRMKGVWHLLCTLLIFVGLVFCQSRAGVLLFCLGCVLWFVVRLRVSRVNTMFKVGAPIFLLCISLLVIFGKSTLERFSLWEKNDTGGIAEMRVGVYQDASKMAIEQPVAGVGLGNFPGVFPQYRDKAKVFQSIIHPESDWVWVMTETGFTGLAALLAVLVFLVLRLFPFGEDRTAPLRAAAAIAFVIFVLHSLFDVPGHRLGTFMMGAMMYRLAAPMRAPRGKGPLLGRWPWRLIGLVCLAGGLFWLAAWLLDLPVHSRIVKRQAMARVADEVELRTRDAEAILGVLDRAIDFDPMGWWYYSSRATTRLNLQRDSKGALADFRRARFLDKTSSEVSFYEGKVWLNYDNRNAMAAWRDALNREDPNRQDLFRKMLEAAHTSPRFQPSLAMLTRFDDDFRYAYLMQANDQDFQREIPNDVLVSPKLENFTPAQRQELLEKWALRGDRVAFLEYLDANPGIVPEEWYYRAVAEAGEGHYESAVADFAPHLTPPKVVRSRQYIGVSMEENERVYNSSPGDIVRGMILLDMQGRAGNDRGALRTANLMLKQRHVPAGVYYWKGEALRQQGEYKQAWEAWSTYWKLSAREADKQLEPEEAQ, from the coding sequence ATGCCCAGCTCTACATCCAGGCACCGCCGTCGTCTATCGAGGGGTCGTATCCGTGAGGAGCGTTTGAGCTACCGGTTTGGTTTACTGTATCAGAGCCGTCTTCGGTTACTGCTCCTGCCCACCTTCATCTTTCTGGTTATTTTAGCCGGAGGTGGGATGCCGCTCTGGGCGCAGGCACTGGTCTTGATCGTCGGGGGCATCACCGCCATCAAGGCCCCTCCTCATAGCTCGCCGGGGCGTGGTTTTGACTGGGCCGTGCTCGCTCTGGTACTGGCCTCCTGTCTGGCCTTTCTGCCTGAGTCCTGGCTGGGGATGCCCGCCTGGCGCGAGGGAGCGCACAACCTCGGGATCGAGCTGGCCCGTACGGTGGCTCCGAGCCCGTATCGTGTCGGCGAGGGTCTACTCCTGCTCATCGGCGGGATCCTTTGGTTTTACCTCATCTGGCAGTGGAAACCGCAAGCCGATGAATGTGGCCGCGCCCTCTGGTACATTACCATAGTAGTGGCACTGATGGCGCTGGCGGTGTCGATTGGCACCTATTACGGGATCAAGTACCCGCTCGGCAGCTCTGCGCGTGTATTTACCTTTTTCGAGAACCGTAACCAGATGGCGACGGTGCTGGCGATGGGAGGCATCCTGTCATTTGCGATGGCGATGCAGTCGATGCGCAAGGGGCGCATGAAAGGGGTCTGGCACCTGTTGTGCACGCTGCTGATCTTCGTCGGTTTAGTCTTTTGCCAATCCCGTGCCGGTGTCCTGTTATTCTGCCTTGGGTGCGTACTTTGGTTTGTGGTGCGCCTGCGTGTTTCTCGCGTGAACACGATGTTCAAGGTGGGAGCGCCGATTTTCCTGCTGTGCATTTCTTTGTTGGTCATTTTCGGTAAGAGCACGCTGGAGCGCTTCTCTCTGTGGGAAAAAAACGATACGGGCGGCATCGCGGAGATGCGTGTCGGCGTCTATCAGGACGCCTCTAAAATGGCGATCGAGCAGCCTGTGGCCGGTGTCGGGCTGGGGAACTTCCCGGGTGTCTTTCCGCAATACCGTGACAAGGCAAAGGTCTTCCAGTCGATCATCCATCCGGAGAGCGACTGGGTCTGGGTGATGACGGAAACGGGTTTTACCGGCTTGGCGGCGCTTCTGGCTGTTCTGGTCTTTCTTGTGCTCCGTCTCTTTCCCTTTGGGGAGGACCGTACCGCCCCCTTGCGTGCTGCGGCAGCCATCGCCTTTGTTATTTTCGTGCTGCACAGTCTCTTCGATGTGCCAGGGCACCGCCTGGGGACGTTCATGATGGGCGCGATGATGTACCGGCTGGCTGCTCCTATGCGGGCTCCGCGCGGGAAAGGTCCTCTGCTGGGGCGCTGGCCCTGGCGTCTCATCGGCTTGGTCTGTTTGGCTGGAGGGCTCTTCTGGCTGGCTGCATGGCTGTTGGACTTACCGGTTCACTCCCGTATCGTGAAGCGCCAGGCGATGGCCCGGGTGGCCGATGAGGTCGAGCTCAGGACCCGCGACGCTGAGGCTATTCTGGGTGTCCTTGACCGTGCGATCGACTTTGACCCGATGGGGTGGTGGTACTACAGCTCGCGGGCGACTACGCGGCTGAACCTCCAGCGTGACAGCAAGGGGGCGCTGGCAGATTTTCGTAGAGCCCGCTTCCTGGATAAGACTTCCTCCGAGGTCTCCTTTTACGAGGGCAAGGTTTGGCTCAACTACGACAACCGTAATGCCATGGCCGCTTGGCGGGATGCGCTCAACCGTGAGGACCCGAACCGTCAGGACCTTTTCCGCAAGATGCTGGAGGCCGCCCATACTTCGCCGCGTTTTCAGCCGAGTCTGGCCATGTTGACCCGCTTTGATGATGATTTCCGGTACGCGTATCTGATGCAGGCCAATGACCAGGATTTTCAGCGTGAAATTCCCAACGACGTTCTCGTCTCGCCGAAGCTGGAGAATTTTACTCCCGCCCAGCGCCAGGAACTCCTCGAAAAATGGGCGTTGCGTGGAGACCGCGTCGCGTTTCTTGAGTACCTGGATGCCAACCCCGGGATCGTCCCCGAGGAGTGGTACTACCGTGCCGTGGCTGAGGCGGGAGAGGGGCATTATGAGTCGGCGGTGGCAGACTTCGCTCCGCACTTAACCCCGCCAAAGGTTGTCCGCTCCCGGCAGTATATCGGCGTGAGCATGGAGGAAAACGAGCGCGTCTACAATAGCTCCCCCGGCGACATCGTTCGCGGGATGATCCTCCTGGATATGCAGGGCCGTGCAGGAAATGACCGCGGAGCCCTACGCACGGCAAATCTGATGCTGAAGCAGAGGCATGTGCCAGCTGGTGTCTATTACTGGAAGGGCGAAGCTCTGCGCCAACAGGGCGAGTATAAGCAGGCCTGGGAAGCATGGTCCACCTACTGGAAGCTCTCCGCCCGGGAGGCTGATAAACAGCTTGAGCCTGAAGAGGCTCAGTGA
- a CDS encoding polysaccharide biosynthesis tyrosine autokinase, which produces MAEFGTQQQSEGDFDWSEMMHSWFFKGRIAFKRMWWVFLLTIALGMIFQAYKGMQQKPIYQSRAKMIVDGQIVLADKSAAQYNEVYANFYGTQVQLMTSTLVRQKAAERVQALHPEYKPCQVSLNVSQSKDANIFNLSAWGSEGNYTQAYLDAVMEGYLDFKHDRRANKAKDTVYSLEENLLDTQRQIEDLEQQKLDFQKKNNIIFVQEQGNTAGAQLAALKDKQSQLKTQLRLLEEIDLDRFVEEGLPPGDEQALVESVLTETDNEYGQARRTLERFRAEMDEFSIYMKPKHPKIIDLRREIERQENLLKIIRRQTLNQVVNKKKILAGELANLNVVIQESEQKALKFSTLMAEFERINSRLSSFRARHDSYLKMRESLSQSENIHQEPVSILEYATSPSTIPINKFKQITTGGFVGLALGIGILFAFAMMDNRLVSVEDVTQRFQAPVLGIIPLQKQRQGEVNLLQPNDDRLMFAESCRNIRSSLLFMDRQGPRPQTILITSSIPAEGKSTLSCNLSITLAFASSKTLIIDADLRRGKVHRAFGLNNDVGLSELLNDDEIKTEDVIQQTSYEGLDMISTGEYPERPGELLMSTRFDNVMAELKQRYDYIILDCPPVLATDDTPSLATKADAVLFIIRSTYTRTRQIKSAVDTLELRGTKIRGFVLNFVDNREPNHYYYKYYDYYSYRSYAPKAGNREKERKGAGAASKDGAKPVAAASKEKKAEVAGELTDKSGADEAKS; this is translated from the coding sequence ATGGCAGAATTTGGCACACAGCAGCAATCTGAGGGCGATTTCGATTGGTCCGAGATGATGCATTCGTGGTTCTTTAAGGGCCGTATCGCCTTTAAGCGCATGTGGTGGGTCTTCTTGCTGACGATTGCGCTCGGCATGATCTTTCAGGCCTACAAGGGCATGCAGCAGAAGCCCATTTACCAGTCCCGCGCCAAGATGATTGTGGACGGGCAGATCGTCCTCGCGGATAAGTCTGCTGCCCAGTATAACGAGGTGTACGCGAATTTCTACGGCACACAGGTCCAGCTCATGACGAGTACCCTCGTGCGCCAGAAGGCGGCCGAGCGGGTGCAGGCTTTGCATCCGGAGTACAAGCCCTGCCAGGTGTCCCTCAATGTCTCCCAGTCGAAGGACGCCAACATCTTTAATCTCAGTGCCTGGGGCTCGGAGGGGAACTACACACAGGCTTATCTCGATGCGGTGATGGAGGGCTATCTGGACTTCAAGCACGACCGCCGCGCCAACAAGGCCAAGGACACCGTCTACTCGCTGGAGGAAAACCTGCTCGATACTCAGCGCCAGATCGAGGACCTCGAGCAGCAGAAACTCGATTTCCAGAAAAAGAACAACATCATCTTCGTGCAGGAGCAGGGTAACACCGCCGGTGCGCAGCTGGCGGCCCTCAAGGACAAGCAATCCCAGCTAAAAACGCAGTTGCGCCTGCTGGAGGAGATTGATTTGGACCGCTTTGTCGAGGAGGGGCTGCCCCCCGGTGATGAGCAGGCACTCGTCGAATCCGTTTTGACCGAGACTGATAATGAGTACGGGCAGGCTCGCCGCACGCTTGAGCGTTTTCGTGCCGAGATGGACGAGTTCTCCATCTACATGAAGCCGAAGCACCCGAAGATCATTGACCTGCGGCGTGAAATCGAGCGTCAGGAGAACCTGCTGAAGATTATCCGTCGCCAGACCCTGAATCAGGTCGTCAACAAGAAGAAGATTCTCGCGGGCGAGCTGGCCAACCTCAACGTGGTCATCCAGGAGTCTGAGCAGAAGGCCCTCAAATTCAGCACGCTGATGGCGGAGTTTGAGCGGATCAACTCCCGGCTCTCCAGCTTTCGTGCCCGTCATGACTCCTATCTGAAGATGCGCGAATCGCTCTCCCAGAGCGAGAACATCCACCAGGAGCCGGTCAGCATCCTTGAGTACGCAACTTCGCCGAGCACGATTCCGATCAACAAGTTTAAGCAGATCACCACGGGCGGCTTTGTCGGCCTGGCTCTGGGTATCGGTATCCTTTTCGCCTTCGCGATGATGGATAACCGCCTGGTCTCGGTGGAAGATGTCACCCAGCGCTTTCAGGCCCCGGTCCTGGGGATTATTCCGCTGCAGAAGCAGCGGCAGGGAGAGGTTAATCTGCTCCAGCCCAATGACGACCGGCTCATGTTCGCCGAGTCCTGCCGAAACATCCGCTCCTCGCTCTTGTTTATGGACCGGCAGGGGCCGCGCCCGCAGACGATTCTCATCACCAGCTCGATCCCGGCTGAGGGGAAGTCCACGCTTTCCTGTAACCTGTCCATCACGCTCGCCTTTGCCTCTTCGAAGACCTTGATCATCGATGCGGACTTGCGCCGCGGTAAGGTGCACCGTGCCTTTGGGCTCAACAACGATGTCGGCCTTTCCGAGTTGCTCAACGACGATGAAATCAAGACCGAGGATGTGATCCAGCAGACCTCCTATGAGGGGCTCGATATGATTTCGACCGGTGAGTATCCGGAGCGACCTGGTGAGTTGCTGATGAGCACGCGTTTTGACAATGTGATGGCCGAGCTCAAGCAGCGCTACGACTACATCATTCTCGACTGCCCTCCGGTTCTGGCCACCGATGACACGCCTTCGCTCGCCACCAAGGCCGACGCAGTGCTCTTCATCATCCGCTCGACCTACACACGTACGCGCCAGATCAAGTCCGCCGTTGATACCCTTGAGTTGCGGGGGACCAAGATCCGCGGCTTCGTTCTGAACTTTGTCGATAACCGCGAGCCGAACCACTACTACTACAAGTACTACGACTACTACTCCTATCGCTCCTACGCTCCGAAGGCCGGGAACCGCGAAAAGGAGCGCAAAGGTGCTGGGGCAGCCAGTAAGGATGGAGCCAAGCCAGTAGCTGCTGCCTCCAAGGAGAAAAAAGCAGAAGTGGCCGGTGAGCTGACGGATAAATCAGGGGCCGACGAGGCTAAAAGCTGA